A part of Paenibacillus sp. 481 genomic DNA contains:
- the argH gene encoding argininosuccinate lyase — protein MSKLWGGRFTKQTDQLVERYTASITFDQVMAEEDIEGSLAHVTMLGKCGILPEADVEKIKDGLHQVLQQIRRGDMDYSVSDEDIHMNIEKTLIDLIGPVGGKLHTGRSRNDQVATDMHLYLRKRVVMFVDLLGQLQGALLKQAEANLDTIVPGYTHLQRAQPILFAHHLMAYVSMFERDIERFVDSYKRINTLPLGAGALAGTTFAIDRHFVAAELGFDRVYENSLDAVSDRDFIVEFLSNSSLVMMHLSRLCEELVLWSSTEFQFVELDDAFCTGSSIMPQKKNPDVAELVRGKTGRVYGHLVGMLTVLKALPLAYNKDMQEDKEGMFDTVETLEGALRLFTPMVETMKVNRDRMRQAVRQDFSNATDIADFLVNKGLPFRQAHEVIGKTVLYCIQQNKYLLDLSLDEFRQFSTLFDERIYDVLQPENVVNARDVYGGTAAVQVTAAIERAGSALSNTLSWVQQHASTRS, from the coding sequence ACGATGCTGGGGAAATGCGGTATTTTGCCAGAGGCGGACGTTGAAAAAATTAAAGACGGTCTGCATCAGGTGCTGCAGCAAATCCGACGCGGCGATATGGATTATTCGGTATCGGATGAAGATATTCATATGAATATCGAGAAGACGTTGATCGATCTAATCGGCCCTGTTGGAGGCAAGCTGCATACAGGGCGGAGCCGCAATGACCAAGTGGCGACAGATATGCACTTGTATTTGCGCAAGCGGGTTGTCATGTTCGTCGATTTGCTTGGTCAGTTGCAAGGAGCGCTATTGAAGCAGGCGGAAGCAAACTTGGATACGATTGTGCCAGGTTACACGCATTTGCAACGGGCGCAGCCCATCTTGTTCGCCCATCACTTGATGGCGTACGTGTCCATGTTCGAGCGCGATATTGAGCGGTTCGTTGACAGCTATAAGCGGATTAATACACTTCCGCTAGGGGCAGGAGCGTTGGCGGGAACGACGTTCGCCATCGATCGTCATTTTGTTGCTGCGGAATTAGGGTTTGATCGGGTGTACGAAAATAGTCTGGATGCAGTAAGTGATCGGGATTTTATCGTCGAGTTTCTGTCTAATTCGTCGCTCGTTATGATGCACTTGTCTCGCTTGTGTGAGGAGCTTGTGTTGTGGTCGAGCACTGAATTTCAATTCGTGGAGCTGGACGATGCGTTTTGCACAGGCTCCAGCATTATGCCGCAGAAGAAGAATCCGGACGTTGCCGAGCTTGTGCGCGGTAAGACAGGACGTGTGTACGGTCATCTCGTTGGTATGCTGACAGTGCTCAAGGCGTTGCCGCTTGCCTATAACAAAGATATGCAGGAAGACAAAGAGGGCATGTTCGACACGGTGGAAACGTTGGAAGGTGCGCTGCGTTTGTTCACGCCGATGGTTGAGACGATGAAGGTGAACCGTGATCGCATGCGTCAAGCCGTTCGCCAAGATTTCTCGAATGCAACGGACATTGCAGACTTCCTTGTTAACAAAGGATTGCCATTCCGTCAGGCGCATGAAGTAATCGGCAAGACGGTATTGTACTGCATACAGCAGAACAAATACTTGCTTGATTTATCCTTGGATGAATTCAGGCAGTTCTCGACCTTATTCGACGAGCGCATTTACGATGTGTTGCAGCCGGAAAATGTCGTGAATGCTCGTGACGTGTATGGCGGTACTGCGGCTGTGCAAGTTACAGCGGCTATCGAGCGTGCGGGTTCTGCGTTGAGCAATACCTTATCATGGGTGCAGCAGCACGCATCAACAAGATCATAG